Proteins from a genomic interval of Sphingomonas sp. Y38-1Y:
- a CDS encoding filamentous hemagglutinin N-terminal domain-containing protein: protein MDITTGRKGLRAALILSSALVPAAAAAQSLPGPAQVVGASVSPGGTAPVIGNPTATSLQVDLKASATVINWNGFNVPAETAARFSDTRATPGSPISVLNRDVSGSASPSAIRGSMSSDTNVAIWVYNPAGIIVGEGAAINTGSLVLTTLDPGAAAFLIGQNGGAYRLTADAASTAAVRIESGASINLGTGNRGLVLVAPAIDSAGSLDAGGQDAAFVTATDVSLAYVPGSPINVTINRGTSVGGAAQIVRGSVDGRSVAFAMATQADVVDSLLQVDGQVSAVAGPRGVVIVAGRSPVAVDGVTVAAGADAGSVAVSTAGSLTSGGDVVVRANDNITGAATMTAVRDAIIAGQGDAALSGAIAAGREVTVTAEGAASVTGAVDAGRNYAVRGQGVTLGGADVLQAADGALTIEVRGGTLTGAAGTTLQANADGVGSEGLSLITGGTSGGDIAAGGVALIAGANRESDVLIRTRTADNAVTLGAVEARVLNGAVGTAVAAQGLTRTGALTLGDVTLTGGLTLDAAAVTTGAVRSDGDVLLTSPGAIMTGAIDAGGRVAVAGAGLETTTGVLTAWTGDVSVERGGSVTLGGADAATTLAVGAAVRPETLTITGPASAGGNVLLRATGAIATAALTGASVAVTSGTGGITTGDALARSGALTLTAPGTIVAGALSGETVDVVSSSASVTTGVVTARSGAATLTAATSLSVAGVNGASAALTSGDDLSLTGATQVTGDFAATSGGALDLAGRVASSGGSVALTATGALTVNGSVVAATAASITGGSVTLGSSAATTIEAPRAIAITATGGDIVAGAGTRIAGDLGGTVELATRGTVGGDIRLDAASVIDGSTVIVRSRDAANRVVLGAVNAVNLQGAVGGEAAATGIVRLSPIVTGRVAVRGQILLDGFGLTTGDLVSGGNVTLRSVGDVQVGAITANGAIALTGTGATRIASIGGESDLTSLTLDRDGALDVTGGIAVAGDIAIGGTVAPASVTIGGGVDAGGSVAITSVGDIGLADLSGASAALISRNGGFRADRIDVSGAASVRAAGDATVADLAAASAGLTSDAGRISLSGGQVTGALAIEAGRDVALSGNVTAGTLTARGAGIALAAGTRIDSTAADLTARTVAITAGSGAALSASGGPLALRSGGAGGIAFATDTSITTGGTLALFAAPGAPITLGRVDAARLVQLSAIDGAVADASGAVRFDAPVTLGDVTLAEALSLTVDGADLRAGSIAAQGIALTTIGGDIRTGNVDAGSGALALNAGGALAIGNAAGSSIDAAASGEIRGGIWSGVGAVDVTGATVALTSLRSSSGRIGARATGGDPAAGAALAIGSVATPDTIVLRAEAGSAEIGFASGNAGVDTLAAGRLGIGTLNGARLSTIGGSVSLREVTGRSLLADARVGDLSILGAATLSGGAVLRSGGVLRAGTLTLGADGLDADAVGAVTIARLASVGAVRVEGASLSIDTASGDGAATLIAGAGDASSGTLDFAGETQVRAAGSVGVRTIQAASLDIQAGGSVLARGLTTGGSLAVRAGGDVRNALTVAAGGDAQVTAGGAIDLASVTAGSTLALTGGSVRVAGPARAAGNAAIAAQAGDIVLDTLSAGAAATLTASGAVGADRIDAASLELTAGGEAAVDAIGITGDATISGLGGVRVSSSEVGGALEASSPTSVTLGTTRAGSVTVRAGGLATLGETRARSGDIDVAGASITVGAIDAARDVLLASARGDLPAGAGSLQAGAIVAGRDVSASGATVRIASVRAGRDLSAAADTLTVSGASSAAGAATLRGGSVTTAGLTAGGAMRIEGTQIATGALGAGSTIDVVATRGVTIDSAVAGGAMRIAGAGVTTGALRAASLDLSSNGDAAIRSAEITDAASVRVSGNLTTRRVGTGGALRLEGAGVTTGALGAATTLDIVTPGVATIEAASAGGNLRIGAGALTTGGLRAGGTLDAAASGNAAIGSIDVVGATTVTGLGVQIGSVTSGALSVTAGRDLTLGATRASGAATLQASGLATLGSFAAPSLTLTAADAELGGTVAATTVTLVNRLAGSAVLRVGDGTGAGGFRLSNAEVGRIETATLTLDGGATGSIELGTLAFDADAGRARVNLWAGGRVDVTGAVSGSGAGRVFFIGGRPIATGIDYADVIRVAATADGGGRLLFDNAAVELNADRIGVGQAAGFLDRVDFTGGGLSADEVASRFVSNPGSSLYNALVGGSPYADGAATLVSAGRMTVRYSGYALFQNTGGQGLNTGVTLNAPAGSAALVLDAARGGASNGFALFGSINGVTGISAAILGAQTIETSGINLPASRVNGCIIGSAAGCLTTVIAQAPLNVFDSSRLNVFAASDDFALPFDPVVGSNNEALFAGAFANDPGAIVPECDQVEPGRCAAPGEQP from the coding sequence ATGGACATCACGACCGGCCGCAAGGGGCTCCGCGCCGCGCTCATCCTGTCGAGCGCGCTGGTGCCCGCGGCGGCGGCGGCGCAGAGCCTGCCCGGCCCCGCACAGGTCGTCGGCGCGTCGGTCTCGCCCGGCGGCACGGCGCCGGTCATCGGCAATCCCACCGCCACCTCGCTCCAGGTCGACCTGAAGGCAAGCGCGACGGTCATCAATTGGAACGGCTTCAACGTCCCCGCCGAAACCGCCGCGCGGTTCAGCGACACGCGCGCGACGCCCGGATCGCCAATCTCCGTGCTCAATCGCGATGTCAGCGGTTCGGCAAGCCCCAGCGCGATCCGCGGGTCGATGTCGTCGGACACCAATGTCGCGATCTGGGTCTATAATCCGGCCGGCATCATCGTCGGCGAAGGGGCAGCGATCAACACCGGCTCGCTGGTGCTCACCACGCTCGATCCCGGCGCCGCAGCGTTCCTCATCGGGCAGAACGGCGGCGCTTATCGCCTGACCGCCGACGCCGCCTCGACGGCGGCGGTGCGGATCGAGAGTGGGGCCTCGATCAACCTGGGCACCGGCAATCGCGGGCTGGTGCTCGTCGCGCCGGCGATCGACAGCGCGGGTTCGCTGGATGCCGGCGGACAGGACGCGGCGTTCGTGACCGCGACGGACGTGTCGCTCGCCTACGTCCCCGGCAGCCCGATCAACGTGACGATCAATCGCGGTACGTCGGTCGGCGGCGCGGCGCAGATCGTGCGGGGCAGCGTCGACGGGCGCAGCGTCGCGTTCGCGATGGCGACGCAGGCGGACGTGGTCGACTCGCTGCTCCAGGTCGATGGCCAGGTCAGCGCGGTTGCGGGTCCGCGCGGCGTAGTGATCGTCGCCGGGCGCAGTCCGGTCGCGGTCGACGGCGTGACCGTCGCCGCCGGTGCCGATGCGGGCAGCGTGGCCGTGAGCACCGCCGGATCGCTGACCTCGGGCGGTGACGTCGTCGTCCGCGCCAATGATAATATCACGGGCGCAGCGACGATGACGGCGGTGCGCGACGCCATCATCGCGGGTCAGGGCGACGCGGCGCTGTCGGGCGCGATCGCGGCCGGGCGAGAGGTGACGGTCACGGCCGAGGGCGCGGCGAGCGTCACCGGCGCCGTCGATGCCGGTCGCAACTATGCGGTGCGCGGGCAGGGCGTGACGCTGGGCGGCGCGGATGTGCTCCAGGCGGCCGACGGCGCGCTGACGATCGAGGTGCGCGGCGGCACGCTGACCGGCGCGGCGGGCACGACGCTCCAGGCCAATGCCGATGGCGTCGGCAGCGAGGGGCTGTCGCTCATCACCGGCGGGACCAGCGGCGGCGACATCGCGGCGGGCGGCGTCGCGCTGATCGCGGGCGCGAACCGCGAGAGCGACGTGCTGATCCGCACCCGGACCGCGGACAACGCGGTGACGCTCGGCGCGGTCGAGGCGCGGGTGCTGAACGGCGCGGTGGGCACCGCCGTCGCCGCGCAGGGACTGACGCGCACCGGCGCGCTGACGCTGGGCGACGTGACTCTGACCGGCGGGTTGACGCTCGACGCCGCGGCGGTGACGACGGGAGCGGTGCGAAGCGACGGCGACGTACTGCTGACCTCGCCCGGCGCAATCATGACGGGCGCGATCGATGCTGGCGGTCGCGTGGCGGTGGCGGGTGCGGGATTGGAGACGACCACCGGCGTGCTCACGGCATGGACAGGCGACGTGTCGGTCGAGCGCGGTGGCAGCGTGACGCTGGGCGGTGCGGATGCCGCGACGACCCTGGCGGTGGGCGCCGCCGTGCGGCCGGAGACGTTGACGATCACGGGTCCGGCAAGCGCGGGCGGGAACGTCTTGCTGCGCGCAACCGGCGCGATCGCGACCGCGGCGCTGACCGGCGCAAGCGTCGCCGTGACCAGCGGGACGGGCGGCATCACCACCGGCGACGCGCTGGCGCGTAGCGGCGCGCTGACGCTCACGGCGCCCGGCACGATCGTGGCGGGGGCGCTGAGCGGCGAAACCGTCGATGTGGTCAGCAGTAGCGCGAGCGTGACGACGGGCGTCGTGACGGCGCGGAGCGGTGCGGCGACGCTGACCGCCGCGACGAGCCTGTCGGTCGCGGGTGTGAACGGCGCCTCGGCCGCGCTGACCTCGGGCGACGACCTTTCGCTGACGGGCGCGACGCAGGTGACGGGCGATTTCGCCGCGACCTCGGGCGGCGCGCTCGACCTGGCCGGTCGCGTCGCGAGCAGCGGGGGCAGCGTCGCGCTGACCGCCACGGGTGCGCTTACGGTCAATGGCAGCGTCGTCGCGGCGACTGCGGCGTCGATTACGGGTGGATCGGTCACTTTAGGCAGCAGCGCCGCCACGACGATCGAGGCGCCGCGTGCGATCGCGATCACGGCAACGGGCGGCGACATCGTCGCGGGTGCGGGTACGCGGATCGCCGGCGATCTGGGCGGAACGGTCGAGCTTGCGACGAGGGGCACGGTCGGCGGGGACATCCGGTTGGATGCGGCCAGCGTCATCGATGGCAGTACCGTCATCGTGCGCTCGCGCGACGCCGCCAATCGCGTGGTGCTTGGCGCCGTGAACGCCGTCAATCTCCAAGGCGCCGTCGGGGGTGAGGCGGCGGCAACGGGGATCGTGCGCCTGTCGCCCATCGTCACCGGCCGCGTGGCGGTTCGCGGGCAGATCCTGCTCGACGGGTTCGGCCTGACGACCGGCGACCTCGTCTCCGGCGGCAACGTCACGCTGCGGTCGGTCGGCGACGTGCAGGTGGGGGCGATCACCGCCAACGGCGCGATCGCGCTGACGGGCACCGGCGCGACGCGGATCGCGAGCATCGGCGGCGAGAGCGACCTGACGAGCCTGACGCTCGATCGCGACGGGGCGCTGGACGTCACGGGCGGGATCGCGGTGGCGGGCGACATCGCGATCGGCGGAACGGTCGCGCCGGCGTCGGTCACGATCGGCGGCGGTGTCGACGCGGGCGGCAGCGTGGCCATCACCAGTGTCGGCGATATCGGCCTCGCCGACCTGTCGGGCGCGAGCGCGGCGCTGATCAGCCGCAACGGCGGGTTCCGTGCTGATCGCATTGACGTGAGCGGCGCCGCCAGTGTCCGCGCGGCGGGCGACGCGACGGTCGCCGACTTGGCGGCGGCGAGCGCGGGGCTCACCAGTGACGCGGGCCGCATCAGCCTGTCGGGCGGACAGGTGACCGGCGCGCTGGCGATCGAGGCGGGTCGCGACGTCGCGCTCTCGGGCAACGTCACCGCCGGCACGCTGACCGCGCGCGGGGCCGGGATCGCGCTGGCGGCCGGCACACGGATCGACAGCACCGCCGCCGACCTGACCGCGCGGACGGTGGCGATCACGGCGGGGAGCGGCGCGGCGCTGTCCGCAAGCGGCGGGCCGCTGGCGCTGCGCTCCGGCGGCGCAGGTGGGATCGCTTTCGCCACCGATACCAGCATCACGACGGGTGGCACGCTGGCGCTGTTTGCGGCGCCGGGCGCGCCGATCACGCTCGGCCGCGTCGATGCGGCGCGGCTGGTTCAGCTCTCGGCGATCGACGGCGCGGTCGCCGATGCGAGCGGCGCTGTGCGCTTCGACGCGCCGGTGACGCTGGGCGACGTGACGCTGGCCGAGGCGCTGTCGCTGACGGTGGACGGTGCCGACCTGCGCGCGGGCAGCATCGCCGCGCAGGGGATCGCGCTGACGACGATCGGCGGCGACATCCGCACGGGCAATGTCGATGCGGGATCGGGCGCCCTGGCGCTGAACGCCGGCGGCGCGCTGGCGATCGGCAATGCCGCGGGTTCGTCGATCGATGCGGCTGCGTCGGGCGAGATAAGAGGGGGCATCTGGTCGGGCGTCGGCGCCGTCGACGTGACCGGCGCGACCGTCGCGCTCACCTCGCTGCGCAGTTCCTCGGGCCGCATCGGCGCGCGCGCCACGGGCGGCGATCCGGCAGCGGGCGCGGCACTGGCGATCGGCAGCGTTGCGACCCCCGATACGATCGTGCTGCGCGCCGAAGCGGGCAGTGCCGAGATCGGCTTTGCGAGCGGCAATGCCGGCGTCGACACGCTCGCCGCGGGGCGGCTGGGCATCGGCACGCTCAACGGCGCGAGGCTTTCGACCATCGGCGGTTCGGTGTCGCTGCGCGAGGTGACCGGCAGATCGCTCCTCGCCGACGCGCGCGTTGGCGACCTGTCGATCCTGGGCGCGGCGACGCTGTCGGGCGGCGCGGTGCTGCGGTCGGGCGGGGTGCTGCGTGCGGGCACGCTGACGCTGGGCGCCGATGGGCTCGATGCCGACGCGGTCGGCGCGGTGACGATCGCGCGGCTTGCGAGCGTCGGTGCGGTGCGCGTCGAGGGCGCGAGCCTTTCGATCGACACCGCCAGCGGCGACGGCGCGGCGACGCTGATCGCAGGTGCCGGCGACGCGTCGTCCGGCACGCTCGATTTCGCGGGCGAGACGCAGGTTCGCGCGGCGGGGTCGGTCGGGGTTCGGACGATCCAGGCGGCGTCGCTCGACATCCAGGCGGGTGGTTCGGTCCTCGCGCGAGGGCTGACCACGGGCGGGTCGCTGGCCGTGCGCGCGGGCGGCGACGTGCGCAACGCGCTGACGGTCGCGGCGGGCGGCGACGCCCAAGTCACCGCGGGCGGCGCGATCGACCTGGCGAGCGTCACCGCGGGCAGCACGCTTGCGCTGACCGGCGGGTCGGTGCGCGTGGCCGGGCCGGCGCGGGCGGCCGGCAACGCAGCGATCGCCGCGCAGGCGGGCGATATCGTTCTCGACACGCTGAGCGCCGGCGCCGCAGCAACCCTGACCGCCAGCGGGGCGGTGGGGGCCGACCGGATCGACGCGGCGTCGCTGGAGCTCACAGCCGGTGGCGAGGCTGCGGTCGACGCGATCGGCATCACGGGCGACGCCACGATCTCGGGCCTCGGCGGCGTTCGCGTGTCGTCGTCCGAAGTCGGCGGCGCGCTCGAAGCGTCGTCACCGACATCGGTGACGCTCGGCACGACGCGCGCGGGGAGTGTGACGGTGCGTGCGGGTGGTCTGGCGACGCTCGGCGAGACGCGAGCGAGGAGCGGCGACATCGACGTGGCAGGTGCGAGCATCACGGTCGGTGCCATCGATGCGGCGCGCGACGTGCTGCTAGCGTCGGCGCGCGGCGATCTTCCCGCGGGGGCGGGATCATTGCAAGCAGGGGCGATCGTCGCCGGCCGTGACGTGTCAGCGTCGGGTGCGACGGTGCGGATCGCCAGCGTGCGGGCGGGCCGCGACCTCAGCGCGGCGGCCGACACGCTGACCGTGTCGGGCGCATCGAGCGCCGCTGGTGCGGCGACGCTGCGCGGTGGATCGGTGACGACAGCGGGACTGACCGCTGGCGGCGCGATGCGGATCGAGGGCACGCAGATCGCGACGGGCGCGCTCGGCGCCGGCAGCACGATCGACGTCGTCGCGACGCGTGGCGTGACGATCGACAGCGCCGTCGCTGGCGGCGCGATGCGGATCGCCGGTGCCGGCGTGACGACGGGAGCATTGCGCGCCGCGTCGCTCGACCTGAGTTCGAACGGCGATGCGGCGATCCGGTCGGCCGAGATCACCGACGCAGCGTCGGTGCGGGTGAGCGGCAACCTGACCACGAGACGCGTCGGCACGGGCGGCGCGCTGCGGCTCGAGGGTGCGGGCGTCACCACGGGTGCGCTCGGCGCGGCGACGACGCTCGACATCGTCACGCCTGGCGTCGCGACGATCGAGGCGGCGAGTGCGGGCGGCAATCTGCGCATCGGCGCGGGCGCGCTCACCACCGGCGGGCTGCGGGCGGGCGGCACGCTCGACGCGGCAGCGAGCGGCAATGCGGCGATCGGCAGCATCGATGTCGTCGGCGCGACCACGGTCACGGGCCTGGGCGTCCAGATCGGCAGCGTCACCAGTGGCGCGCTCAGCGTCACCGCCGGCCGCGACCTGACGCTTGGGGCGACGCGGGCGAGCGGCGCGGCGACGTTGCAGGCCAGCGGTCTGGCGACGCTCGGCTCGTTTGCCGCGCCGTCGCTGACCCTGACCGCGGCCGATGCCGAGCTTGGCGGCACGGTGGCCGCGACGACGGTCACGCTCGTCAACCGGCTCGCGGGCTCGGCGGTGTTGCGCGTCGGCGACGGCACCGGCGCGGGCGGGTTCCGGCTGTCCAATGCCGAGGTCGGGCGGATCGAGACGGCGACGCTGACGTTGGATGGCGGTGCGACCGGGTCGATCGAGCTCGGCACGCTCGCGTTCGACGCCGACGCCGGACGCGCCCGCGTCAACCTGTGGGCAGGCGGGCGCGTCGACGTGACCGGCGCGGTCAGCGGCAGCGGGGCGGGCCGCGTCTTCTTCATCGGCGGGCGACCGATCGCGACCGGCATCGATTACGCCGACGTGATCCGCGTGGCGGCGACCGCCGACGGCGGCGGGCGGCTGTTGTTCGACAATGCCGCTGTCGAGCTCAATGCCGACCGCATCGGCGTGGGCCAAGCGGCGGGGTTCCTCGACCGCGTCGACTTCACCGGCGGCGGATTGTCGGCGGACGAGGTGGCGAGCCGCTTCGTCAGCAATCCGGGCTCGTCGCTCTACAATGCACTGGTCGGCGGAAGCCCGTATGCGGACGGGGCGGCGACCCTGGTGTCGGCGGGGCGGATGACCGTGCGCTACTCCGGCTATGCCCTGTTCCAGAACACCGGGGGGCAGGGGCTCAACACCGGCGTCACGCTCAACGCGCCGGCGGGAAGCGCGGCGCTGGTGCTCGATGCGGCGCGGGGCGGGGCGAGCAACGGCTTCGCGCTGTTCGGATCGATCAACGGCGTGACCGGCATTTCGGCGGCGATCCTGGGCGCGCAGACGATCGAGACGAGCGGGATCAACCTGCCCGCCAGCCGCGTCAACGGCTGCATCATCGGATCGGCGGCAGGGTGCCTGACCACCGTCATTGCACAGGCGCCGCTCAACGTGTTCGATTCGAGCCGCCTCAATGTGTTCGCGGCATCCGACGACTTCGCGCTGCCGTTCGACCCCGTCGTCGGCAGCAACAACGAGGCGCTGTTCGCCGGTGCCTTTGCCAATGATCCGGGCGCGATCGTGCCCGAATGCGACCAGGTCGAGCCCGGCCGCTGCGCCGCGCCGGGAGAACAGCCGTGA